From Brucella pseudogrignonensis, a single genomic window includes:
- a CDS encoding 2-dehydro-3-deoxygalactonokinase, with protein sequence MSGAKTPFAAVADWGTTRFRLWTLDVDGHVLRESRGDDGLISAKEKGFETLLERHLASVDAPDDLPVVICGMAGSRTGWVEAPYMSLPAGLEGIVAAAVRVPAKRPVIMLPGVARRSEDAPDVMRGEETKLLGLVHRGTRDAVVVMPGTHAKWVHIADGKLNDYRSFMTGELFALLKERSVLAGALEGAGPVDPASAAFKVGVKTSLETPELIANALFTVRAGWLVHDFKPTDQLARLSGLLIGLEVAGGRTLFGKPSEVLLLSDGMMGGLYASALEIAGVKVKRIEADELVRDGLFMAAKHAFAGGAQ encoded by the coding sequence ATGTCTGGTGCGAAAACACCATTTGCGGCAGTGGCGGATTGGGGGACCACCCGGTTCCGCCTCTGGACGCTGGATGTTGATGGTCATGTCCTCAGGGAAAGCCGCGGTGACGACGGGTTGATCTCGGCAAAAGAAAAGGGCTTTGAGACGCTGCTCGAACGGCATCTTGCATCCGTCGATGCGCCGGATGATCTGCCGGTCGTGATCTGCGGTATGGCAGGTTCGCGGACTGGCTGGGTCGAAGCGCCTTATATGAGCCTGCCAGCCGGGTTGGAAGGTATTGTTGCTGCTGCGGTTCGCGTGCCTGCAAAGCGCCCTGTCATCATGCTGCCGGGTGTTGCCCGCCGCAGCGAAGATGCGCCGGATGTGATGCGCGGTGAAGAAACCAAGCTGCTTGGTCTGGTGCATCGCGGCACGCGCGATGCCGTGGTGGTGATGCCCGGTACACATGCGAAATGGGTGCATATCGCAGACGGCAAGCTTAATGATTATCGCTCTTTCATGACAGGTGAATTGTTTGCTCTGCTCAAAGAGAGGTCGGTTCTGGCTGGTGCGCTTGAAGGAGCAGGGCCGGTTGATCCAGCGAGTGCAGCCTTTAAGGTTGGTGTTAAAACTTCGCTTGAGACACCTGAGCTTATCGCCAATGCGCTCTTTACGGTGCGCGCTGGCTGGCTGGTGCATGACTTTAAGCCGACAGATCAGCTTGCACGTCTGTCGGGTCTGCTGATCGGGCTGGAAGTTGCTGGTGGCCGCACATTGTTTGGAAAACCAAGCGAGGTCCTGCTGCTTTCCGACGGCATGATGGGTGGGCTTTATGCGTCCGCGCTTGAGATTGCGGGTGTGAAAGTAAAACGTATCGAAGCCGATGAGTTGGTGCGCGATGGGCTGTTTATGGCGGCAAAACACGCATTTGCGGGAGGCGCACAATGA
- a CDS encoding IlvD/Edd family dehydratase → MNKPVDPKAPRFRSRAWFDNPDNVDMTALYLERYMNYGLSQEELQSGRPIIGIAQTGSDLSPCNRHHLELANRVREGVREAGGIVIEFPVHPIQETGKRPTAGLDRNLAYLGLVEVLYGYPLDGVVLTIGCDKTTPACLMAAATVNIPAIALSVGPMLNGWFRGERTGSGTIVWKARELLAKGEIDYAGFIKLVASSAPSTGYCNTMGTATTMNSLAEALGMQLPGSAAIPAPYRDRQEVAYLTGRRIVEMVYEDLKPTDIMTKEAFINAIRVNSAIGGSTNAPIHLNALARHVGVDLTIDDWQKYGEDIPLLVNLQPAGEYLGEDYYHAGGVPAVVNQLMGQGLIHEDALTVNGKTIGENCKNATIEDSNVIKTYDQPLKSHAGFRVLRGNLFSSAIMKLSVISEEFRNRYLSDAKDPNAFEGKAIVFDGPEDYHHRIDDPSLEIDEHSVLFMRGAGPIGYPGAAEVVNMRAPDYLLKKGISSLPCIGDGRQSGTSGSPSILNASPEAAAGGGLALLKMGDRVRIDLGRGTADILISDEELAERRKALEAAGGYKYPESQTPWQEIQRAVVGQMETGAVLENAVKYQDIAHTRGLPRDNH, encoded by the coding sequence ATGAATAAGCCCGTCGATCCGAAAGCACCACGATTCCGTTCCCGCGCATGGTTCGATAATCCGGACAATGTGGACATGACGGCGCTCTATCTTGAGCGCTACATGAATTATGGTCTCAGTCAGGAAGAGTTGCAATCGGGGCGACCGATCATCGGCATTGCGCAGACGGGTTCGGACCTTTCGCCATGCAACCGTCATCATCTGGAGCTCGCCAATCGCGTGCGTGAGGGTGTGCGTGAAGCGGGCGGTATCGTGATCGAGTTTCCGGTTCATCCTATTCAGGAAACCGGCAAACGTCCGACTGCGGGCCTTGATCGTAACCTTGCTTATCTCGGCCTTGTTGAAGTGCTTTATGGCTATCCGCTGGATGGCGTTGTGCTGACCATTGGTTGCGACAAGACCACGCCTGCCTGTCTGATGGCAGCTGCGACTGTCAATATTCCAGCGATTGCGCTCTCGGTTGGTCCGATGCTCAATGGCTGGTTCCGGGGCGAACGCACGGGTTCGGGCACCATCGTCTGGAAGGCGCGTGAGCTGCTTGCCAAGGGCGAGATCGATTATGCGGGCTTTATCAAGCTGGTTGCCTCGTCTGCGCCATCGACTGGCTATTGCAACACGATGGGTACGGCAACGACCATGAACTCGCTTGCCGAAGCGCTTGGTATGCAGTTGCCGGGTTCGGCTGCAATTCCCGCGCCTTATCGTGATCGTCAGGAAGTGGCCTATCTGACTGGTCGTCGTATTGTCGAAATGGTTTATGAAGATTTGAAGCCAACAGACATCATGACCAAGGAGGCGTTCATCAATGCAATTCGCGTCAATTCCGCGATTGGCGGCTCGACCAATGCGCCGATTCATCTCAATGCGCTTGCGCGTCATGTTGGCGTTGATCTGACGATTGACGACTGGCAGAAATATGGTGAGGATATTCCGCTGCTGGTCAATCTCCAGCCAGCGGGTGAATATCTTGGCGAAGATTATTACCATGCGGGCGGTGTGCCAGCGGTCGTTAATCAGCTGATGGGGCAGGGCCTCATTCATGAGGACGCGCTGACTGTTAACGGCAAGACCATCGGTGAAAACTGCAAAAATGCCACGATTGAAGACAGCAATGTCATCAAGACCTATGATCAGCCATTGAAGAGCCATGCTGGTTTCCGCGTGCTGCGCGGCAATCTGTTCTCGTCGGCGATCATGAAACTGAGCGTTATCTCGGAAGAATTCCGCAATCGCTATCTGAGCGACGCAAAAGACCCGAATGCTTTTGAAGGCAAGGCAATCGTTTTTGATGGCCCGGAAGATTATCATCACCGGATTGATGATCCGTCGCTGGAGATTGATGAGCACTCTGTACTGTTCATGCGCGGTGCTGGCCCAATCGGCTATCCGGGTGCGGCGGAAGTTGTGAATATGCGTGCGCCGGATTATCTTCTCAAGAAGGGCATCAGTTCGCTTCCTTGCATCGGCGATGGCCGTCAGTCGGGTACTTCCGGTTCGCCTTCGATCCTCAACGCGTCGCCGGAAGCAGCTGCTGGCGGTGGTCTGGCATTACTGAAAATGGGCGATCGGGTGCGCATCGATCTTGGTCGCGGCACAGCCGATATTCTGATTTCCGATGAAGAACTGGCAGAGCGCCGCAAGGCTCTTGAGGCTGCTGGCGGTTATAAATATCCTGAAAGCCAGACGCCTTGGCAGGAAATCCAGCGCGCGGTCGTCGGACAGATGGAAACCGGTGCGGTTCTTGAAAATGCGGTTAAGTATCAGGACATTGCGCACACGCGCGGTCTGCCGCGAGACAACCACTAA
- a CDS encoding Gfo/Idh/MocA family oxidoreductase — MATASNINLAIVGLGKIARDQHLPSIEAVDGIELKAIASRNAGLDGLPSFHDIDQLLESDIAIDAVSLCTPPQGRFQQAYAALSAVKHVMLEKPPGATISEVQALTRFAEKQGVTLYATWHSREAAAVEPAREFLKDAAIHSVAVSWKEDVRHWHPGQQWIWEPGGLGVFDPGINALSIVTHILPERFFLTKSDLYFPENRAAPIAADLAFETESGVPVSFELDWRQTGPQTWDIRVETDKGTLLLSHGGSRLTIAGSEKMAEPDREYQRLYQNFVKLVGAGQSDVDLAPLTHVADAFLLGQRHIVEVFED; from the coding sequence ATGGCGACCGCATCCAATATCAATCTGGCAATTGTTGGTCTTGGCAAAATTGCTCGTGACCAGCATCTGCCGTCGATTGAAGCTGTTGATGGTATTGAACTTAAAGCCATTGCCAGCCGCAATGCAGGCCTTGATGGTTTGCCATCCTTTCATGACATCGATCAATTGCTTGAAAGCGACATTGCCATTGACGCAGTATCGCTTTGCACGCCGCCGCAGGGTCGGTTCCAGCAAGCCTATGCAGCGCTCAGCGCTGTCAAGCATGTGATGCTGGAAAAGCCTCCGGGTGCAACGATTTCGGAAGTGCAGGCGCTGACGCGTTTTGCTGAAAAGCAGGGCGTTACGCTTTATGCAACCTGGCATTCACGCGAAGCTGCAGCCGTTGAGCCTGCACGCGAATTTCTGAAAGATGCTGCAATTCATTCTGTTGCGGTGTCGTGGAAGGAAGATGTGCGGCATTGGCACCCCGGCCAGCAATGGATCTGGGAGCCGGGTGGTCTTGGTGTGTTTGATCCGGGCATTAATGCGCTGTCGATTGTCACGCATATTTTGCCGGAACGGTTTTTTCTGACGAAGTCCGATCTTTATTTTCCTGAAAATCGCGCGGCACCGATTGCAGCTGATCTTGCGTTTGAAACGGAAAGTGGTGTGCCAGTTTCCTTTGAACTCGACTGGCGTCAGACGGGTCCGCAGACATGGGATATTCGTGTTGAGACCGACAAGGGAACGCTGCTGTTGAGCCATGGCGGTAGCCGTCTGACCATCGCAGGCAGCGAGAAAATGGCCGAGCCGGATCGTGAATATCAGCGCCTTTACCAGAATTTCGTGAAGCTGGTTGGTGCGGGGCAGAGCGATGTTGACCTCGCGCCGCTGACGCATGTTGCAGACGCTTTCCTTCTGGGACAGCGCCATATCGTTGAAGTTTTTGAAGATTAG
- the araD1 gene encoding AraD1 family protein, which translates to MLRLVQFRDASGETRVAACDDEGAAHVVNGVTTTYELAWAAISAGISLSEHVERNGKGEAVDIDAALSDGRVGLPITHEDPAHLIVAGTGLTHLGSADGRDKMHKAAQAAEKPTDSMRMFLMGVEGGKPKPGETGVQPEWFYKGDGSALVETGGELVSPAFAEDGGEEPELAGIYLIGPDGTPFRLGFCLANEFSDHVTEKQNYLWLAHSKLRQASLGPELYVGDLPDHVEGVSRIKRGDQVIFEKPFLSGEANMSHTIANLEHHHFKYELFRRPGDIHVHFFGTATLSFSEGVKTENGDQFEISAKPFRYPLVNKLAQAKAEDIVVKAL; encoded by the coding sequence ATGTTACGTCTGGTACAGTTCCGCGATGCAAGCGGAGAAACGCGTGTGGCCGCTTGCGATGATGAAGGTGCTGCACATGTCGTCAATGGCGTAACGACGACCTATGAACTGGCATGGGCTGCAATTTCTGCCGGCATCAGTCTGAGCGAACACGTTGAACGCAATGGCAAGGGCGAAGCAGTTGATATTGATGCAGCGCTCTCAGATGGCCGCGTTGGTCTGCCCATTACCCATGAAGATCCAGCACATCTGATCGTTGCAGGTACGGGCCTCACACATCTTGGATCTGCCGATGGTCGTGACAAGATGCACAAGGCAGCGCAGGCGGCTGAAAAGCCGACCGACTCCATGCGTATGTTCCTGATGGGTGTTGAAGGGGGTAAGCCGAAGCCCGGTGAAACCGGCGTGCAGCCGGAATGGTTCTATAAGGGCGATGGTTCGGCGCTGGTTGAAACGGGCGGTGAGTTGGTCTCGCCAGCTTTTGCCGAAGATGGTGGTGAAGAACCGGAACTGGCGGGCATCTATCTGATCGGCCCGGACGGTACGCCGTTCCGCCTTGGATTCTGCCTTGCCAATGAATTTTCCGATCATGTGACGGAAAAGCAGAATTATCTCTGGCTCGCGCATTCCAAGCTGCGTCAGGCGTCGCTGGGGCCTGAGCTTTATGTCGGTGATCTGCCGGATCACGTTGAAGGTGTTTCGCGCATTAAGCGCGGGGATCAGGTGATCTTTGAAAAGCCGTTCCTGTCGGGCGAAGCGAACATGTCGCACACGATTGCCAATCTGGAGCATCATCATTTCAAGTATGAACTGTTCCGTCGCCCGGGAGACATTCATGTGCATTTCTTTGGCACGGCGACACTGTCCTTCTCAGAAGGTGTGAAGACGGAAAATGGCGACCAGTTCGAAATTTCGGCAAAGCCTTTCCGTTATCCGCTGGTCAATAAATTGGCGCAGGCGAAAGCCGAAGACATTGTTGTGAAGGCGCTCTGA
- the ytfQ gene encoding galactofuranose ABC transporter, galactofuranose-binding protein YtfQ: MKRSLTALTAAFSFALISSASAASLTVGFSQIGSESGWRAAETSVTKQEAEKRGHALKFADAQQKQENQIKAVRGFIAQGVDAILIAPVVATGWDAVLKEAKEAEIPVVLLDRQIDAPEDLYLTAVTSDQVHEGKVAGDWLVKEVGDKPCSVVELQGTTGSSPAINRKKGFEEALAGHDNIKISRSQTGDFTRTKGKEVMESFIKAENGGKDICAVYAHNDDMAVGAIQAIKEAGLKPGTDIKVVSIDAVPDIFQAMANGEANATVELTPNMAGPAFDVIEAFKEKGTVPPKWIQTESKLYTQADDPKAVYEAKKGLGY; the protein is encoded by the coding sequence ATGAAACGCAGTCTGACGGCTCTGACGGCCGCATTTTCATTCGCTCTGATCTCAAGCGCGTCCGCCGCTTCACTTACGGTCGGCTTCTCGCAGATCGGTTCCGAATCGGGCTGGCGCGCCGCCGAAACAAGCGTGACAAAACAGGAAGCTGAGAAGCGCGGCCACGCACTCAAATTTGCCGACGCGCAGCAGAAGCAGGAAAACCAGATCAAAGCCGTTCGCGGTTTTATTGCGCAGGGCGTTGACGCGATCCTGATTGCGCCGGTTGTTGCAACGGGTTGGGATGCGGTTCTGAAGGAAGCCAAGGAAGCAGAAATTCCTGTCGTGCTTCTCGACCGCCAGATCGATGCACCGGAAGACCTCTATCTCACCGCTGTTACCTCTGATCAGGTCCATGAAGGCAAGGTTGCGGGCGACTGGCTGGTCAAGGAAGTGGGCGACAAGCCTTGCTCGGTTGTCGAACTTCAGGGCACCACCGGTTCTTCACCGGCGATCAACCGCAAGAAGGGCTTTGAAGAAGCGCTTGCAGGCCACGACAACATCAAGATTTCCCGCTCGCAGACCGGCGACTTCACCCGCACCAAGGGTAAAGAAGTCATGGAAAGCTTCATCAAAGCCGAAAATGGCGGCAAGGACATCTGCGCCGTTTATGCGCACAATGACGACATGGCAGTTGGCGCCATTCAGGCCATCAAGGAAGCTGGCTTGAAGCCCGGCACCGACATCAAGGTCGTCTCGATTGATGCCGTTCCTGATATTTTCCAGGCGATGGCCAATGGTGAAGCCAATGCGACGGTGGAACTGACACCAAACATGGCAGGTCCTGCTTTCGACGTCATCGAAGCGTTCAAGGAAAAAGGCACGGTTCCACCAAAGTGGATCCAGACCGAATCCAAGCTTTACACACAAGCTGATGACCCGAAGGCTGTTTACGAAGCCAAGAAGGGCCTCGGCTACTGA